CGCAGGCGGCCTTCGGCCAGCCATTGCAGGGCCTGCGGGTAGATGCGGTGTTCCAGCGGATGGATGCGGTCCATGAGCTCGTCCAGTTCCTCACCGGCATTGGCCGGCACGGCGGCCTGGATGATGACCGGGCCGCTGTCCACCAGCTCTTCCACGAAGTGCACGGTGCAGCCCGTGATCTTCACGCCGTAGGCCTGGGCATCGGGGCCGCCGTGGGCGCCCGGGAAGCTGGGCAGGATGGCGGGATGGATGTTGATGACCCGGCCGGGGAAGGCCTGGAGGAAGGTGCCGGTCAGCAGGCGCATGTAGCCCGCCAGCACCACATATTCCGCGCCGGCCGCCCTGATGACGGCCACCATCTCGCGGTCGAAGCTCTCGCGGTCGGCAAAGGCCTTGTGGTCGATGCACACATGCGGGATGCCGGCCTTTGCGGCGCGTTCGAAGACCCTGGCGCCGGGACGGTTGCCCGCGATGAGGCGGATGTCGACGTCCAGCACGCCCTGGGCGGCCTTGTCGATCATGGACTGGGCGTTGGTGCCGCTGCCGGAAGCCAGGATGGCGATTTTCAGGGCCATGGTTTACCTCTGCGGGCTGTAGTGGGCTTTCAGGGCCTCCACCAGCGCGGGGATGGTGTAGGCCCCGGGCTGGATGTGGCAGGGCAGGCCGTGGTCGGCCAGGGTCCTGGCCGTGACCGGGCCGATGGCGGCCAGCTTCACTTCGGGATGGGCGCGCAGCTCCTCCGCCGGGATCAGGGAGAGGAAGTTCTCCACCGTGGAGGAAGAGCCGAAGGTCACGCAGTCCAGGGTGCCGTCCTGCATGGCGGCCAGCACGTCGTCCTTGCGGGCGGCGGCGGGCACGGTCTCGTAGGCGGCGATGACGTCCACCTGAGCCCCGGCCTTGCGCAGCTCGTCGGGCAGCACCTCGCGGGCCCTGGCGGCG
This is a stretch of genomic DNA from Desulfovibrio piger. It encodes these proteins:
- the purN gene encoding phosphoribosylglycinamide formyltransferase, with the translated sequence MALKIAILASGSGTNAQSMIDKAAQGVLDVDIRLIAGNRPGARVFERAAKAGIPHVCIDHKAFADRESFDREMVAVIRAAGAEYVVLAGYMRLLTGTFLQAFPGRVINIHPAILPSFPGAHGGPDAQAYGVKITGCTVHFVEELVDSGPVIIQAAVPANAGEELDELMDRIHPLEHRIYPQALQWLAEGRLRVEGRQVFLAPAGRKTVTPDGPWLVWPPLEEGF